From a region of the Mytilus galloprovincialis chromosome 3, xbMytGall1.hap1.1, whole genome shotgun sequence genome:
- the LOC143069379 gene encoding integrator complex subunit 6-like isoform X1 — protein sequence MTIILFLVDTSSSMNQRTYLGTSLIDIAKASVETFMKIRSRDMNSRWDRYMLLTFEDPPANIKAGWKESHATFITELKNLKAGGLTSMGPSLKHGFDLLNVNRMQSGIDTYGQGRCPYYLEPAVIITITDGGKLTTNRGVQYELNLPMNTVVPGSELTNEPFRWDQRIFGLVLKLPGNFPVEAPYVNQFIPSADNHPLDAMCEVTGGRSYAIYTQKMLHASLESLVQKVQTGVVINFEKIGPDPAPMTEGKIENDNETKENQDINRPIVIIEDDVQKIVQQQNPQQPPLLNNTSWHNCRRLIYVPRSAQKGYSVGHWPIPEAFWPDLQCSALPSRSAQPVVKFNCTPCEPMVIENLPFDKYELEPSPLTQFILERRMPNVCWQVYISNSAKYSDTGHPFGYLKASSALTCVNLFVMPYNYPVLLPLLDELFKVHKGKPSPKWRQQFDNYLKTMPCYYAGSLRRALTRMGAPNLVPDNMDNSLSYSVITYLKKLKNQAKMEMDRLIAGIGQKVQINEGIKVEPRTKTSVLQRKDFNQLLQNFGDNMQCLKQELTEYNTFTIGIPDKDIKPQMYRNPYDIPRSTLLDQIARMRTNYLQKSYSTTKLVDKDQAHSIPVQQMGNYQDYLKKQPPPLRELENAPARLHTFGNPFKVKENFKMVDEADEANFGQQTPTRKRQHESPPSSPGPRKRKPGPLPRDFKLQRSPSLSSLDTPPTSPMSIASDTTSETSSHLTIEDLYSDTEDEDRLLIVEESEKEEKNLKNVTVNNIDHSTNNLENGNIIEPVNHNNNDVTVSPRVKSMHNDKKESLMWMHNTQLRHDLYKEIKKPGRNYDNIFTQLSTVQGPSEVKCAFLKEIIHEAGRFKKKVLIKMLEQFENSLLQSDSKRRNGTYINNSYSPR from the exons ATGACAATAATACTATTTCTTGTCGATACGAGTTCGTCGATGAATCAAAGAACTTATTTGGGGACTTCATTGATTGACATTGCTAAAGCTTCCGTCGAGACATTTATGAAG ATTAGATCCCGAGACATGAACAGCAGATGGGATCGCTACATGCTCCTCACATTTGAAGACCCGCCTGCAAATATCAAG gcTGGTTGGAAGGAAAGTCATGCTACATTTATTACGGAGTTGAAGAATTTAAAAGCTGGAGGCTTGACTAGTATGGGTCCATCACTGAAACATGGTTTTGACTTGTTAAATGTCAATAGAATGCAATCTGGAATTGACACCTATGGACAg gGAAGATGTCCATATTATTTAGAGCCTGCAGTGATTATAACAATAACTGATGGAGGAAAACTGACCACAAACAGGGGTGTGCAATATGAG TTGAATTTACCAATGAACACAGTAGTTCCAGGGTCAGAACTTACCAATGAACCTTTCAGATGGGATCAGAGAATATTTGGACTGGTACTGAAATTACCAGGGAACTTTCCAGTAGAAGCTCCTTATGTAAACCAGTTTATTCCATCAGCTGATAACCATCCACTTGATGCAATGTGTGAAGTTACAGGAG GTCGTTCCTATGCAATTTATACTCAGAAGATGCTTCATGCTTCACTTGAAAGTTTAGTTCAGAAAGTTCAAACAGGTGTTGTAATAAACTTTGAGAAGATTGGTCCTGACCCAGCGCCAATGACTGAAG gtaaaatagaaaatgataacgAAACAAAAG AAAACCAAGACATCAACAGACCAATTGTTATTATTGAGGATGATGTTCAGAAGATAGTCCAACAACAAAATCCTCAACAACCACCACTGTTAAACAATACATCATGGCATAACTGTCGACGACTGATATATGTACCCAGATCTGCACAGAAAGGATATTCAGTAGGCCATTGGCCAATACCTGAGGCTTTCTGGCCTGATCTACAGTGTTCTGCTTTA cCTTCAAGATCAGCTCAACCTGTAGTCAAGTTTAACTGTACCCCTTGTGAACCAATGGTTATAGAAAATTTACCTTTTGATAAATATGAACTTGAACCTTCACCTCTGACACAGTTTATATTAGAAAGAAGGATGCCAAATGTTTGTTGGCAG GTTTACATCAGCAATAGTGCCAAATATAGTGACACAGGTCATCCTTTTGGTTACCTGAAAGCCAGCAGTGCTCTAACCTGTGTTAATCTGTTTGTAATGCCATATAATTATCCTGTATTGTTGCCATTATTAG ATGAACTATTTAAAGTACATAAAGGCAAACCTTCACCAAAGTGGAGACAACAGTTTGACAACTACCTCAAAACTATGCCATGCTATTATGCAGGG TCGTTACGAAGGGCGTTGACACGTATGGGAGCTCCTAACTTAGTACCAGATAATATGGACAACAGTCTTAGTTATAGTGTTATAACTTACCTCAAGAAGTTGAAAAATCAA GCAAAAATGGAAATGGACAGATTGATAGCAGGCATTGGTCAAAAGGTGCAGATAAATGAAGGAATCAAAGTAGAGCCAAG aacAAAAACATCTGTGTTACAAAGAAAAGATTTTAATCAGTTGTTACAGAACTTTGGTGACAATATGCAGTGTTTGAAACAAGAATTAACGGAATATAATACATTTACAATTGGTATTCCTGATAAAGATATCAAACCACAGATGTACAG aaaTCCATACGACATACCAAGAAGTACTCTATTAGATCAAATAGCCAGAATGAgaacaaattatttacaaaaatcttatagTACGACCAAATTAGTAGACAAAG ATCAAGCGCATAGTATACCCGTACAACAAATGGGTAACTACCAAGATTATCTCAAGAAACAACCGCCTCCATTACGAGAATTGGAAAATGCACCGGCACGGTTGCATACATTTGGAAATCCATTTAAAGTCAAA gaaaatttcaaaatggttgaTGAAGCTGACGAAGCAAATTTTGGACAGCAAACACCAACCAGAAAAAGGCAGCATGAATCTCCACCTTCTTCCCCTGGTCCTCGGAAGAGAAAACCAG GTCCTCTACCAAGAGATTTCAAATTACAACGTTCACCTTCACTTTCATCATTAGACACCCCACCTACATCACCCATGTCCATCGCATCAGACACTACATCAGAAACTAGCAGTCATCTCACCATTG AAGATTTGTACAGTGATACTGAAGACGAAGATAGGTTGTTAATTGTAGAAGAATCggaaaaagaagagaaaaaccTTAAAAATGTGACAGTTAATAATATTGATCATTCGACGAACAATTTAGAAAATGGCAATATAATAGAACCTGTAAATCATAATAATAACGATGTGACAGTTTCTCCGAGAGTTAAATCCATGCATAATGATAAAAAGGAATCGTTAATGTGGATGCATAATACACAACTACGACATGATCTCTACAAAGAAATTAAAAAGCCAGGAAGAA ATTATGATAATATATTTACACAACTCAGTACTGTGCAGGGACCATCAGAAGTCAAATGTGCTTTCCTCAAAGAGATTATTCATGAAGCTGGACGTTTTAAAAAGAAAGTTCTTATCAAAATGCTTGAACAATTTGAAAATTCTTTATTGCAATCTGACTCTAAAAGGAGAAATGGGacatatataaataattcttATTCACCTAGGTAA
- the LOC143069379 gene encoding integrator complex subunit 6-like isoform X2, producing MNTVVPGSELTNEPFRWDQRIFGLVLKLPGNFPVEAPYVNQFIPSADNHPLDAMCEVTGGRSYAIYTQKMLHASLESLVQKVQTGVVINFEKIGPDPAPMTEGKIENDNETKENQDINRPIVIIEDDVQKIVQQQNPQQPPLLNNTSWHNCRRLIYVPRSAQKGYSVGHWPIPEAFWPDLQCSALPSRSAQPVVKFNCTPCEPMVIENLPFDKYELEPSPLTQFILERRMPNVCWQVYISNSAKYSDTGHPFGYLKASSALTCVNLFVMPYNYPVLLPLLDELFKVHKGKPSPKWRQQFDNYLKTMPCYYAGSLRRALTRMGAPNLVPDNMDNSLSYSVITYLKKLKNQAKMEMDRLIAGIGQKVQINEGIKVEPRTKTSVLQRKDFNQLLQNFGDNMQCLKQELTEYNTFTIGIPDKDIKPQMYRNPYDIPRSTLLDQIARMRTNYLQKSYSTTKLVDKDQAHSIPVQQMGNYQDYLKKQPPPLRELENAPARLHTFGNPFKVKENFKMVDEADEANFGQQTPTRKRQHESPPSSPGPRKRKPGPLPRDFKLQRSPSLSSLDTPPTSPMSIASDTTSETSSHLTIEDLYSDTEDEDRLLIVEESEKEEKNLKNVTVNNIDHSTNNLENGNIIEPVNHNNNDVTVSPRVKSMHNDKKESLMWMHNTQLRHDLYKEIKKPGRNYDNIFTQLSTVQGPSEVKCAFLKEIIHEAGRFKKKVLIKMLEQFENSLLQSDSKRRNGTYINNSYSPR from the exons ATGAACACAGTAGTTCCAGGGTCAGAACTTACCAATGAACCTTTCAGATGGGATCAGAGAATATTTGGACTGGTACTGAAATTACCAGGGAACTTTCCAGTAGAAGCTCCTTATGTAAACCAGTTTATTCCATCAGCTGATAACCATCCACTTGATGCAATGTGTGAAGTTACAGGAG GTCGTTCCTATGCAATTTATACTCAGAAGATGCTTCATGCTTCACTTGAAAGTTTAGTTCAGAAAGTTCAAACAGGTGTTGTAATAAACTTTGAGAAGATTGGTCCTGACCCAGCGCCAATGACTGAAG gtaaaatagaaaatgataacgAAACAAAAG AAAACCAAGACATCAACAGACCAATTGTTATTATTGAGGATGATGTTCAGAAGATAGTCCAACAACAAAATCCTCAACAACCACCACTGTTAAACAATACATCATGGCATAACTGTCGACGACTGATATATGTACCCAGATCTGCACAGAAAGGATATTCAGTAGGCCATTGGCCAATACCTGAGGCTTTCTGGCCTGATCTACAGTGTTCTGCTTTA cCTTCAAGATCAGCTCAACCTGTAGTCAAGTTTAACTGTACCCCTTGTGAACCAATGGTTATAGAAAATTTACCTTTTGATAAATATGAACTTGAACCTTCACCTCTGACACAGTTTATATTAGAAAGAAGGATGCCAAATGTTTGTTGGCAG GTTTACATCAGCAATAGTGCCAAATATAGTGACACAGGTCATCCTTTTGGTTACCTGAAAGCCAGCAGTGCTCTAACCTGTGTTAATCTGTTTGTAATGCCATATAATTATCCTGTATTGTTGCCATTATTAG ATGAACTATTTAAAGTACATAAAGGCAAACCTTCACCAAAGTGGAGACAACAGTTTGACAACTACCTCAAAACTATGCCATGCTATTATGCAGGG TCGTTACGAAGGGCGTTGACACGTATGGGAGCTCCTAACTTAGTACCAGATAATATGGACAACAGTCTTAGTTATAGTGTTATAACTTACCTCAAGAAGTTGAAAAATCAA GCAAAAATGGAAATGGACAGATTGATAGCAGGCATTGGTCAAAAGGTGCAGATAAATGAAGGAATCAAAGTAGAGCCAAG aacAAAAACATCTGTGTTACAAAGAAAAGATTTTAATCAGTTGTTACAGAACTTTGGTGACAATATGCAGTGTTTGAAACAAGAATTAACGGAATATAATACATTTACAATTGGTATTCCTGATAAAGATATCAAACCACAGATGTACAG aaaTCCATACGACATACCAAGAAGTACTCTATTAGATCAAATAGCCAGAATGAgaacaaattatttacaaaaatcttatagTACGACCAAATTAGTAGACAAAG ATCAAGCGCATAGTATACCCGTACAACAAATGGGTAACTACCAAGATTATCTCAAGAAACAACCGCCTCCATTACGAGAATTGGAAAATGCACCGGCACGGTTGCATACATTTGGAAATCCATTTAAAGTCAAA gaaaatttcaaaatggttgaTGAAGCTGACGAAGCAAATTTTGGACAGCAAACACCAACCAGAAAAAGGCAGCATGAATCTCCACCTTCTTCCCCTGGTCCTCGGAAGAGAAAACCAG GTCCTCTACCAAGAGATTTCAAATTACAACGTTCACCTTCACTTTCATCATTAGACACCCCACCTACATCACCCATGTCCATCGCATCAGACACTACATCAGAAACTAGCAGTCATCTCACCATTG AAGATTTGTACAGTGATACTGAAGACGAAGATAGGTTGTTAATTGTAGAAGAATCggaaaaagaagagaaaaaccTTAAAAATGTGACAGTTAATAATATTGATCATTCGACGAACAATTTAGAAAATGGCAATATAATAGAACCTGTAAATCATAATAATAACGATGTGACAGTTTCTCCGAGAGTTAAATCCATGCATAATGATAAAAAGGAATCGTTAATGTGGATGCATAATACACAACTACGACATGATCTCTACAAAGAAATTAAAAAGCCAGGAAGAA ATTATGATAATATATTTACACAACTCAGTACTGTGCAGGGACCATCAGAAGTCAAATGTGCTTTCCTCAAAGAGATTATTCATGAAGCTGGACGTTTTAAAAAGAAAGTTCTTATCAAAATGCTTGAACAATTTGAAAATTCTTTATTGCAATCTGACTCTAAAAGGAGAAATGGGacatatataaataattcttATTCACCTAGGTAA
- the LOC143069381 gene encoding uncharacterized protein LOC143069381, which yields MPEGDNNPGPSAAFQPNDAAGEEVTFLPQPEGPQPTDGNQTPKEGGPKNLFDDGLAAVKENRVFSACVVVDIVLILVIFAVTLAWLNFAQTEIVDFDPALEMYCMKCEYVQASAADIRKYFPNADSGKCCAEKESYMKDRLKKKVEKTLNEEYREKPLFQLCLNSTTAEHPKGYGQIRSVSQAQGNVLPNLYLIKWDFPPSNPDPDTFLKEVVYDNTDGYYQVKRAGYYHIYSNLVFEFKKDNSTNVTPAESVIRHLVLKYRKEYNIGEKFLEGYSTLCPNTGDTTWNSFVFGNFYLETTDKVKVFVNNPGHLAIKGNSPGGIEKATSYFGMYLI from the exons ATGCCAGAAGGTGATAACAATCCAGGACCATCAGCAGCTTTTCAACCTAATGATGCGGCAGGCGAAGAAGTAACATTTTTACCACAGCCAGAGGGTCCGCAACCAACAGATGGCAATCAAACTCCTAAAGAAGGCGGACCTAAGAACCTATTTGATGATGGGTTGGCTGCTGTAAAAGAGAATAGAGTGTTTTCTGCTTGTGTTGTAGTTGACATTGTTTTGATACTGGTCATATTTGCTGTAACCCTTGCATGGTTGAATTTTGCACAGACAGAGATTGTTGATTTTGATCCTGCATTAGAAATGTATTGCATGAAATGCGAATATGTACAGGCATCTGCAGCTGATATAAGAAAGTACTTTCCTAATGCAGATTCAGGCAAGTGTTGTGCCGAAAAAGAAAGTTACATGAAGGATAGGCTGAAAAAG aAAGTGGAAAAGACATTAAATGAAGAATACAGGGAAA AGCCTCTGTTCCAATTGTGTCTGAATTCTACAACAGCAGAACACCCAAAGGGATATGGTCAGATTAGAAGTGTTAGCCAGGCACAGGGAAATG TACTTCCTAATTTGTACTTGATAAAATGGGACTTTCCACCAAGCAATCCTGATCcagatacatttttaaaagaagTTGTGTATGACAACACTGATGGATATTACCAGGTCAAGAGAGCAGGGTACTACCACATCTACAGCAATCTGGTATTTGAATTCAAGAAGGATAATTCAACAAATGTCACACCAGCAGAAAGTGTTATTCGTCATTTGGTTTTAAAATACAGGAAGGAATACAACATTGGAGAAAAGTTTTTGGAAGGGTATTCCACTTTGTGCCCTAATACTGGAGATACAACATGGAACTCTTTTGTTTTCGGAAATTTTTATTTGGAGACCACAGATAAGGTCAAGGTCTTTGTTAATAATCCTGGTCATCTGGCTATAAAAGGTAACAGTCCAGGTGGCATTGAGAAGGCCACATCTTACTTTGGGATGTATttgatttaa